One stretch of Paenibacillus sp. AN1007 DNA includes these proteins:
- the ptsP gene encoding phosphoenolpyruvate--protein phosphotransferase produces MLNVSGIAASAGIAIAKAFILEHPDYSVEKRQINDVDAEIAKLDSALGKSRAELEAIKERTLQELGEKKAEIFASHLLILDDPELIDPVKSKIADEMVNAEFALNETASQFISMFENMKSAYLQERAADMRDVTKRVLNHLLGIDFMSPAEISEEVIVLAEDLTPSDTAQLNRQYVKGFATNIGGRTSHSAIMARSLEIPAVVGTKDILAQAKQGDLIIVDGLDGHVLVNPTDDVVAEYRAKQEQYDAQRAEWRKLRDEPTVTVDHVHVELAANIGTPNDVTGVLENGGEAVGLYRTEFLYMGRDKLPSEDIQYNAYKAVLEKMEGKPVVVRTLDIGGDKELPYLDLPKEMNPFLGFRAVRLCLDRLDIFRTQLRALLRASVHGNLRVMFPMIATLGEFREAKAVLLEEKEKLVAEGIAVSDSIQLGIMVEIPSTAVMADQFAKEVDFFSIGTNDLIQYTMAADRMNERVSYLYQPYNPAILRLVKMVIDAAHREGKWVGMCGEMAGDETAIPLLLGLGLDEFSMSATSILPARSQITKLSRADMQELAAKALEMQTAEQVVELVQSIQA; encoded by the coding sequence ATGCTTAATGTTTCCGGGATCGCGGCTTCGGCGGGTATTGCTATCGCCAAGGCGTTTATCTTGGAGCATCCTGACTACTCTGTAGAAAAACGCCAAATCAACGACGTTGACGCAGAGATCGCCAAACTTGACTCAGCTCTGGGTAAATCCCGGGCTGAGCTTGAGGCGATCAAAGAGCGTACTTTACAAGAGCTTGGCGAGAAAAAAGCTGAAATTTTTGCCTCACACTTGCTCATTCTGGATGACCCGGAACTGATTGATCCGGTGAAATCAAAAATTGCCGATGAAATGGTGAATGCAGAGTTTGCTCTGAATGAAACAGCTTCCCAATTTATCTCCATGTTCGAAAACATGAAGAGTGCATACCTGCAGGAACGTGCAGCGGATATGCGTGACGTAACCAAGCGTGTGCTAAATCACTTGCTTGGCATCGACTTCATGAGCCCGGCTGAGATCAGTGAAGAAGTGATCGTGCTTGCGGAGGATTTAACACCTTCCGATACAGCTCAATTGAACCGTCAATATGTTAAAGGTTTTGCAACCAACATTGGTGGACGTACTTCTCACTCTGCCATCATGGCTCGTTCCCTTGAAATTCCGGCTGTTGTCGGAACCAAGGACATTCTGGCTCAAGCGAAACAGGGTGACCTGATTATCGTTGATGGCCTGGATGGGCATGTTCTGGTTAACCCTACAGACGACGTCGTTGCTGAATACCGTGCCAAACAGGAACAGTATGATGCACAGCGTGCGGAATGGAGAAAACTGCGTGACGAACCAACCGTAACGGTAGACCATGTTCATGTGGAACTGGCTGCAAACATTGGTACGCCGAACGATGTAACAGGGGTATTGGAGAATGGCGGCGAGGCTGTAGGCTTGTACCGTACCGAGTTCCTGTACATGGGCAGAGACAAGCTTCCTTCCGAAGACATTCAGTACAATGCTTATAAAGCCGTACTTGAAAAAATGGAAGGCAAACCGGTTGTTGTGCGTACGCTCGACATCGGTGGAGACAAAGAGCTTCCTTATCTCGATCTGCCAAAAGAAATGAATCCATTCCTCGGCTTCCGCGCAGTTCGTCTGTGTCTGGACCGTCTGGATATTTTCCGTACACAGCTGCGTGCTTTACTGCGTGCAAGTGTACATGGAAACTTGCGTGTCATGTTCCCTATGATCGCAACACTGGGTGAATTCCGTGAAGCCAAAGCTGTCCTGCTCGAAGAGAAGGAAAAGCTTGTCGCTGAAGGGATTGCTGTTTCCGACAGCATTCAGCTCGGGATCATGGTCGAAATTCCTTCAACTGCTGTAATGGCGGATCAATTCGCCAAAGAAGTGGACTTCTTCAGTATCGGTACTAACGATCTGATCCAGTACACGATGGCTGCTGACCGGATGAATGAGCGCGTATCTTATCTGTATCAGCCTTACAACCCAGCCATTTTGCGTTTGGTTAAAATGGTTATCGATGCAGCGCATCGTGAAGGTAAATGGGTTGGCATGTGCGGTGAGATGGCAGGAGACGAAACAGCAATTCCACTGCTGCTTGGTCTTGGACTGGATGAGTTCAGCATGAGCGCAACTTCCATTCTGCCAGCGCGCAGCCAGATCACCAAGCTGTCCCGTGCGGACATGCAGGAACTCGCTGCCAAAGCTTTGGAAATGCAAACCGCTGAACAAGTGGTTGAACTGGTTCAAAGCATTCAAGCGTAA
- the gcvPB gene encoding aminomethyl-transferring glycine dehydrogenase subunit GcvPB: MDSQAPESTGSSQAVPSTPSDAPEQTLIFELSSPGRVAYSLPECDVPRQEADTLIPREMLRSQAAALPEVFEVDVIRHYTALSRRNFGVDNGFYPLGSCTMKYNPKINEDVARYSGFAKIHPYQHESSLQGALELLYTLQNDLAGLTGMDAVTLQPAAGAHGEWTGLMMIRAYHESRGELRTKVIVPDSSHGTNPASAAVAGFETVTIPSRADGLVDLEALRAAVSSDTAALMLTNPNTLGLFEKDIQEIASIVHEAGGLLYYDGANSNAIMGITRPGDMGFDVVHLNLHKTMSTPHGGGGPGAGPVGVKSRLIPFLPKPMVVQNEQGVYALDYEGDQSIGRVKAYYGNFGILVRAYAYIRTYGPEGLRRVSECAVLNANYMMARLAPHYEIPYPGVCKHEFVMSGRGLKQYGVRTLDVAKRLLDFGYHPPTIYFPLNVEECIMIEPTETESKETLDGFIDTMIRIAKEAEETPELVLNAPYGTPVTRLDETTAARKPVLNCACS; encoded by the coding sequence ATGGACTCACAAGCTCCTGAAAGCACGGGCAGTTCCCAAGCCGTGCCGTCAACGCCATCTGACGCTCCCGAGCAGACATTGATTTTCGAGCTGAGCAGCCCTGGGCGCGTGGCTTATTCCCTGCCTGAATGTGATGTTCCCCGTCAGGAAGCTGATACGCTGATTCCCCGGGAAATGCTTCGCTCCCAAGCGGCGGCCCTGCCCGAAGTGTTTGAAGTTGACGTCATTCGTCACTACACTGCATTGTCCCGCCGCAACTTCGGGGTAGATAACGGATTTTACCCGCTCGGTTCCTGTACGATGAAATACAATCCCAAGATTAACGAAGATGTAGCACGATACAGCGGTTTTGCCAAAATACATCCGTATCAGCATGAATCCAGCCTTCAAGGTGCGCTTGAACTGCTCTATACCTTACAAAATGATCTTGCAGGTCTAACAGGTATGGATGCCGTAACGCTGCAGCCTGCTGCCGGAGCTCACGGAGAATGGACCGGGCTGATGATGATCCGGGCTTATCACGAAAGTCGCGGGGAACTGCGTACGAAAGTAATCGTACCTGACTCCTCGCATGGTACCAATCCGGCGAGTGCAGCCGTTGCCGGATTCGAAACGGTGACAATTCCTTCGCGTGCAGACGGTTTGGTCGATCTGGAAGCGCTGCGTGCAGCCGTTAGTTCGGATACCGCGGCTCTGATGCTGACGAATCCGAACACACTCGGTTTGTTCGAGAAGGATATTCAAGAGATTGCATCCATCGTGCACGAAGCTGGCGGCCTGCTGTATTATGACGGAGCCAACTCCAATGCCATAATGGGCATTACGCGTCCCGGAGATATGGGATTTGATGTTGTACATCTAAACCTGCACAAAACGATGAGCACCCCTCACGGCGGTGGCGGACCAGGCGCCGGGCCTGTCGGCGTGAAAAGCCGTCTGATCCCGTTCCTGCCTAAACCGATGGTTGTTCAGAATGAACAAGGTGTGTACGCTCTGGATTACGAAGGAGATCAATCCATCGGCCGCGTGAAAGCCTACTATGGAAACTTCGGCATTCTGGTACGTGCCTATGCCTACATTCGAACCTATGGACCGGAAGGTTTGCGCCGTGTATCCGAATGCGCCGTGCTGAATGCCAACTATATGATGGCCCGTCTGGCGCCTCACTACGAGATTCCGTATCCGGGTGTATGCAAACATGAATTTGTTATGTCAGGCCGCGGCCTGAAACAGTATGGTGTGCGCACGCTGGATGTGGCAAAGCGTCTGCTCGATTTTGGTTATCATCCGCCAACAATCTACTTCCCGCTTAATGTGGAAGAGTGTATTATGATTGAGCCTACTGAAACCGAGAGTAAGGAAACGCTGGACGGATTTATTGATACGATGATCCGCATTGCCAAAGAAGCGGAAGAAACACCTGAATTGGTGCTTAACGCTCCTTATGGTACACCAGTTACTCGTCTGGATGAAACGACCGCAGCACGTAAACCTGTATTAAACTGCGCCTGCAGCTAA
- the gcvPA gene encoding aminomethyl-transferring glycine dehydrogenase subunit GcvPA: MSKHRYIPMTEQDQSAMLDTIGVDTLEDLFKDIPQEIRYQGELPVSSKLDEYALTRHMSKQAGSNANFETHASFLGAGIYDHHIPSVINHVISRSEFYTAYTPYQPEISQGELQAIFEFQSYICELTGMAVANASMYDGATAFAEAGNLAAAATRRKQLIVSRTVHPESRQVLQAYAHGLSLEIVEIDYKDGVTDWDALQAAISDDTAAVMIQSPNFFGAVENVKMAADLVHAHKGLLVVSANPLSLGLLEAPGKLGADIVVGDAQPLGIAASLGGPTCGYFAVSQAHMRRIPGRIVGQTTDRNGKRGFVLTLQAREQHIRREKATSNICSNQALLALSASVYMSTMGRQGMIDVADLNLQKSHYARNTLKAIPGVNLTFTAPTFNEFVIQLPEGLDLDALQLKLLKAGFIGGYELGREYPELAGHMLIAVTERRSKEEIDEFARALEGSL; encoded by the coding sequence ATGAGCAAGCACCGCTACATTCCCATGACTGAACAGGACCAGAGCGCGATGCTCGACACAATCGGTGTGGATACGCTCGAAGATCTGTTCAAGGATATCCCGCAAGAGATTCGTTATCAGGGCGAGCTGCCTGTCTCCTCCAAGCTGGACGAATACGCATTAACACGCCATATGTCGAAGCAGGCTGGCTCCAATGCCAACTTTGAGACACATGCCAGTTTCCTTGGCGCAGGGATTTATGACCATCACATCCCTTCTGTCATCAACCATGTCATTTCCCGATCAGAATTCTACACTGCCTATACCCCTTATCAGCCCGAGATCAGTCAAGGAGAGCTGCAGGCGATCTTTGAATTTCAATCCTATATCTGTGAGCTGACAGGCATGGCCGTGGCGAATGCCAGCATGTACGACGGTGCAACGGCATTTGCAGAAGCAGGCAATCTGGCTGCAGCAGCCACACGCCGCAAACAGCTGATCGTATCCCGCACCGTTCATCCCGAATCCCGTCAGGTACTGCAGGCTTATGCGCATGGCTTGAGCTTGGAGATTGTCGAGATTGATTATAAGGACGGTGTGACGGACTGGGATGCTCTGCAGGCAGCCATCTCGGATGATACCGCTGCAGTGATGATTCAGAGTCCCAACTTCTTCGGTGCTGTGGAAAATGTAAAAATGGCCGCCGACCTTGTGCATGCGCACAAAGGCCTGCTCGTGGTCAGCGCCAACCCGCTGTCGCTTGGTTTGCTGGAAGCTCCAGGCAAGCTGGGTGCCGACATCGTTGTAGGCGATGCGCAGCCCCTTGGGATCGCCGCTTCGCTCGGCGGACCGACTTGCGGATACTTCGCCGTGTCTCAGGCTCACATGCGCCGGATTCCCGGCCGGATCGTCGGCCAGACGACTGACCGTAACGGCAAACGCGGCTTCGTCCTGACACTGCAGGCCCGCGAGCAGCATATCCGCCGCGAAAAGGCGACATCCAACATCTGCTCGAACCAGGCGCTGCTGGCGCTCAGTGCTTCGGTCTATATGTCCACCATGGGGAGACAGGGCATGATTGATGTCGCCGATCTTAATCTGCAGAAGAGTCACTATGCACGGAATACGCTTAAAGCCATTCCAGGCGTGAACCTGACTTTTACTGCTCCTACTTTTAACGAATTCGTCATTCAGCTTCCTGAAGGGTTGGATCTGGATGCCCTCCAGCTGAAACTGCTGAAGGCCGGCTTCATCGGAGGATATGAACTGGGCCGAGAGTACCCGGAGCTTGCGGGACATATGCTCATCGCGGTTACTGAAAGACGCAGCAAAGAAGAGATTGACGAATTCGCACGTGCATTGGAGGGATCACTGTGA
- the gcvT gene encoding glycine cleavage system aminomethyltransferase GcvT, which produces MSDLLRTPLFPLYAQYEGVRCIDFGGWELPVQFSGIQKEHEAVRERAGLFDVSHMGEFTVTGEQAEAFLQSMMTNDVTAIVPGQAQYTLMCYPDGGVVDDLLIYKLAEKHYMLVVNASNIDKDWAWLQEHIVPGVNMTNDSEQTALLALQGPLSAEIISKVTGTNTDANSIEPFRFIQNAEVCGVKLLLSRTGYTGEDGFELYVKAEQAAVIWNGLMEAGADSGLIPAGLGARDTLRFEAKLPLYGQELSPTISPLEAGLGMFVKLETGPFTGHEALLQQKKDGPARKLVGIEVLERGIPRPHYPIYADGIQIGEVTTGTQSPTLKRNLGLALIDSKYAVLGTPLEIEIRGKKLKAEVVRTPFHKRPRPSKTPIQGAEQA; this is translated from the coding sequence ATGTCCGATTTGTTGAGAACCCCACTGTTCCCCCTATATGCGCAGTATGAAGGTGTACGCTGCATTGATTTTGGAGGCTGGGAACTGCCGGTGCAGTTCAGCGGCATTCAGAAAGAGCATGAGGCAGTGCGTGAGCGTGCCGGTCTGTTTGATGTGTCCCATATGGGCGAATTCACTGTAACCGGCGAACAGGCAGAAGCCTTTTTACAAAGCATGATGACGAATGATGTGACTGCAATTGTACCAGGTCAGGCACAGTATACCTTGATGTGTTATCCGGATGGCGGTGTCGTAGATGACCTGCTTATCTATAAACTCGCAGAGAAGCACTACATGCTGGTTGTTAATGCCTCCAATATCGACAAGGATTGGGCATGGCTGCAGGAACATATCGTTCCTGGTGTGAACATGACTAATGATTCGGAGCAAACGGCCCTGCTGGCACTTCAAGGTCCACTGTCCGCCGAGATTATAAGCAAGGTTACAGGCACAAATACAGATGCAAACTCCATTGAACCGTTCCGCTTTATCCAAAATGCCGAGGTATGCGGAGTCAAACTGCTGCTGTCACGCACTGGATATACCGGTGAAGATGGGTTTGAACTGTATGTCAAAGCTGAACAGGCTGCTGTCATCTGGAACGGGCTGATGGAAGCAGGTGCTGATTCGGGATTAATCCCGGCCGGTCTGGGCGCACGTGATACGCTGCGTTTTGAAGCCAAGCTGCCATTGTATGGTCAGGAGCTGTCTCCAACGATCTCTCCACTCGAGGCTGGTTTAGGCATGTTTGTGAAACTTGAGACCGGGCCTTTTACCGGACATGAAGCTTTGTTACAGCAGAAAAAGGACGGTCCTGCCCGCAAGCTGGTTGGCATTGAGGTGCTGGAACGCGGTATCCCGAGGCCGCACTATCCGATCTATGCCGATGGGATACAGATTGGCGAAGTCACAACCGGCACGCAGTCACCAACATTGAAGCGTAATCTCGGCCTCGCCTTGATTGACAGCAAATATGCTGTACTCGGTACACCACTGGAAATCGAGATTCGCGGCAAGAAGCTCAAAGCCGAGGTCGTCAGAACCCCTTTTCATAAACGGCCGCGTCCGTCAAAGACCCCCATCCAAGGAGCTGAACAAGCATGA
- the gcvH gene encoding glycine cleavage system protein GcvH, translating into MSELRSDFLYSEEHEWVQTVGEDTVRIGITEFAQHQLGDIVFVELPDLEANVKAEDSIGTIESVKTVSDLFSPVSGTIIAVNEALQDSPELVNSSPYEEGWMIEIRVDGDVSAALSGLLNSDAYRKHIE; encoded by the coding sequence ATGAGCGAATTAAGAAGTGATTTCCTTTACAGTGAAGAGCACGAATGGGTGCAGACCGTAGGGGAGGATACCGTACGTATCGGCATTACCGAGTTCGCGCAGCATCAGCTGGGTGATATTGTGTTTGTTGAACTGCCTGATCTTGAAGCGAATGTTAAAGCAGAAGACAGCATCGGTACCATTGAATCGGTAAAAACAGTGTCAGACCTGTTTTCGCCAGTCAGCGGTACAATTATTGCAGTCAATGAAGCACTGCAGGACTCGCCTGAACTGGTAAACAGCTCTCCTTATGAAGAAGGCTGGATGATTGAAATTCGTGTTGATGGCGATGTATCCGCTGCTTTATCTGGACTGCTGAATTCAGATGCATACCGTAAACACATCGAGTAG
- a CDS encoding PTS mannitol transporter subunit IICB, which produces MSNLDQTSNSKGGLRVGVQRFGRFLSGMVMPNMGAFIAWGLITAMFIKTGWFPNETLEQLVGPMINYLLPLLIGYTGGTMVHGTRGGVVGAIMTIGVIVGSDIPMFLGAMIAGPFGAWVIKKFDKSVEGRIRAGFEMLVNNFSAGIIGGILGIIALLGIGPAVEAISKVLSAGVQGLMNLGMLPLVNLIIEPGKVLFLNNAINHGILTPIATDQARELGQSVLYMLESNPGPGLGILLAYCFFGRGMARSSAPGAVVIHFFGGIHEIYFPYILMRPILILAAIAGGVAGTLTFMLTGAGLVSAPSPGSIIAYFLLTPKGGYIPMLAGVIVAALVSFLIASLLLKTGKQKDEDLDAASSRMKDMKSQGNTANAAITSGNREADTAAASTVKTDVSKIVFSCDAGMGSSAMGASILRKKMKAEGIDVTVINTAISEIPQDADVVITQKTLTDRARTVAPNAEHISIDNFLKSPEYDALVERLK; this is translated from the coding sequence ATGAGCAATTTGGACCAAACGTCCAATTCCAAAGGTGGGTTACGTGTCGGCGTGCAGCGTTTTGGACGATTCCTGAGCGGCATGGTCATGCCTAATATGGGAGCGTTTATCGCTTGGGGATTAATTACTGCCATGTTTATTAAAACAGGATGGTTCCCAAATGAGACATTAGAGCAGCTTGTAGGCCCCATGATTAATTATTTGCTGCCGCTCTTGATCGGTTACACCGGAGGTACAATGGTGCATGGAACACGGGGCGGGGTCGTCGGGGCGATTATGACCATCGGTGTAATTGTGGGTAGTGACATTCCAATGTTTCTCGGGGCCATGATTGCGGGGCCATTCGGGGCATGGGTGATCAAGAAGTTCGACAAATCGGTTGAGGGCAGAATTAGAGCCGGCTTTGAAATGCTGGTCAACAATTTCTCGGCAGGAATCATCGGCGGTATCTTAGGCATCATCGCTTTGTTAGGTATCGGACCTGCCGTGGAGGCGATCAGTAAAGTATTGTCTGCAGGCGTACAAGGTTTGATGAATCTGGGCATGCTGCCGCTGGTCAATCTGATCATCGAACCGGGTAAAGTGCTGTTCCTGAATAATGCGATTAACCATGGAATTCTGACACCGATCGCTACGGATCAGGCCAGAGAATTAGGTCAGTCAGTGCTTTACATGCTGGAGTCTAATCCAGGACCGGGGCTGGGGATTTTGCTGGCATACTGCTTCTTCGGACGCGGCATGGCAAGGTCATCTGCACCTGGTGCGGTAGTGATTCATTTCTTCGGCGGGATTCACGAAATTTATTTTCCATACATCCTGATGAGGCCGATTCTGATTTTGGCTGCCATCGCTGGAGGTGTAGCGGGTACATTAACTTTTATGCTGACAGGAGCAGGCTTGGTATCGGCACCTTCGCCGGGAAGTATCATCGCTTATTTCCTTTTGACACCAAAAGGGGGGTACATCCCGATGCTCGCAGGGGTTATCGTGGCAGCCCTTGTTTCCTTCCTGATCGCATCGCTGCTGCTCAAAACGGGCAAACAGAAGGATGAAGATCTGGATGCGGCATCCAGCCGGATGAAAGACATGAAGAGTCAAGGAAATACAGCAAATGCGGCCATTACATCGGGTAACCGTGAAGCGGACACAGCAGCAGCTTCGACTGTAAAAACGGATGTGAGCAAGATTGTTTTCTCCTGTGACGCCGGAATGGGTTCAAGTGCGATGGGGGCTTCGATTCTTCGCAAAAAGATGAAAGCCGAAGGCATCGACGTTACCGTAATCAATACGGCGATCAGTGAAATTCCACAGGATGCAGATGTTGTTATTACACAAAAAACATTAACAGATCGAGCGCGTACAGTTGCGCCGAATGCAGAGCATATATCCATTGACAACTTCCTAAAAAGCCCGGAATACGATGCGCTTGTTGAACGTTTGAAGTAA